The Crocosphaera subtropica ATCC 51142 genome includes a window with the following:
- the mreC gene encoding rod shape-determining protein MreC, with amino-acid sequence MLIIRRWYGRYGSKLVWAAVALGIGWFLRQTQGAPILELYYWVSRPLQSESPELLQERLSNARITELQQRVTELERKNEQLQKLLGYFEAQKQEVIAAPIIGRSVDDWWKQIVLGRGSQDGIEVGFVVTGIGGLIGRVVDVTPNTSRVLLISDPTSRVGARVSRTGTMGVVIGGSSRIAVMRFFEKVPKVSPGDTITTSPVSRLFPDALPIGRIQSVDLEKGPAPEAKVLLTAPINDLEWAVIHPYQSK; translated from the coding sequence ATCCTGATAATACGTCGTTGGTATGGTCGATATGGTTCTAAACTGGTTTGGGCAGCAGTTGCTTTAGGCATTGGTTGGTTTCTACGCCAAACCCAAGGGGCCCCTATTTTAGAACTGTATTATTGGGTCAGTCGTCCTTTACAGTCAGAGTCCCCAGAACTCCTACAAGAGCGACTCTCCAACGCACGTATTACAGAACTGCAACAGCGTGTGACGGAACTAGAGCGAAAAAATGAACAATTACAAAAATTATTAGGCTACTTTGAGGCACAAAAACAAGAGGTCATCGCTGCCCCTATTATTGGCCGTAGTGTTGATGATTGGTGGAAACAAATTGTTCTGGGTCGTGGGAGTCAAGATGGTATTGAAGTGGGTTTTGTGGTCACTGGAATTGGAGGTTTAATTGGTCGGGTGGTGGATGTTACGCCGAATACCAGTCGGGTATTATTGATCAGTGATCCCACCAGTCGTGTCGGAGCTAGGGTGAGTCGGACCGGAACTATGGGGGTCGTCATTGGAGGTAGTTCTCGCATTGCTGTCATGCGCTTTTTTGAGAAAGTGCCTAAAGTGAGTCCTGGGGATACCATTACCACCTCTCCTGTTAGTCGTTTGTTTCCCGATGCGTTACCCATCGGCCGCATCCAGTCTGTGGATTTAGAAAAAGGTCCAGCCCCAGAAGCCAAAGTCTTATTAACCGCACCCATTAATGACTTGGAATGGGCAGTTATTCATCCTTATCAAAGTAAATAA
- the mreD gene encoding rod shape-determining protein MreD gives MAFWRRYSFLNKVVIAGSATLCLLLSLTRLPGMELLGIGTNWILIWVVVWSTKRTVFQGAIAGLVMGLIQDGLTGAYPSHIISLVVVGVLTARLQKQKYIQEDFISVALIVFAMVIIAESITSVQYIIGRTRSFEDVWQEYQQLVLSSAILSSLWAPVLYYPLNSWWENHPIRSAKSTKLN, from the coding sequence ATGGCGTTTTGGAGACGATATTCCTTTCTCAATAAAGTAGTTATCGCTGGTTCTGCTACTTTATGTTTATTATTGTCTCTGACTCGTCTTCCAGGGATGGAATTACTGGGTATTGGCACAAATTGGATTTTAATTTGGGTGGTGGTTTGGAGTACCAAACGCACCGTCTTTCAAGGGGCGATTGCTGGCTTGGTGATGGGATTGATTCAAGATGGTCTAACTGGGGCTTATCCTTCTCATATTATTAGTTTAGTGGTAGTTGGGGTCTTAACAGCACGTCTGCAAAAACAAAAGTATATTCAAGAGGATTTTATTTCTGTCGCTTTGATTGTTTTTGCGATGGTAATCATTGCTGAAAGTATTACTTCTGTTCAATATATTATAGGGCGTACACGGTCTTTTGAAGATGTTTGGCAAGAGTATCAACAATTGGTTTTATCCTCAGCTATCTTAAGTAGTTTGTGGGCCCCAGTTTTGTACTATCCCCTTAATTCTTGGTGGGAAAATCATCCCATACGCAGTGCTAAATCAACTAAACTCAATTAA
- the murJ gene encoding murein biosynthesis integral membrane protein MurJ, producing the protein MSINQKKSRSLVSIAGLVAVATLISKIFGLVREQAIAAAFGVGPVVNAYAYAYVIPGFLLILLGGINGPFHSALISVLAKRDKSEAAPLVETVTTLVSTMLLLVTIVLIVFADTFISVLAPGLEGEVKAIAIQQLQIMAPLALLAGLIGIGFGTLNAADQYLLPSISPLFSSVAIVIGVWILMWQFGSNLNNPEHWYLGGMVLAGGTLAGGFLQWLAQVWAQWQAGMGKLRLRFNWRLPGVMDVMKVMGPATLSSGMLHINVYTDLFFASFIENAAAAMRYANFIVLTPLGIISNMILVPFMPVFSRLTAPENWPELKVRIRQGLLLTALTMLPLTAIFIALAPVIIRVIYQRGAFKSADADMVIPVLMAYGIGMFFYLARDVLVRVFYALGDGETPFRISIFNIFLNGFLDFVLYKPFKTPGLVLATIGVNLVSLIIFIAILNKRLGGLPLKEWGNALLALTGISFIAGVASWGVSWSWEQFYSGNNLALQLLQLLLAVATAFVIFLILSIQLKLPEVDLLLSRIKGKFKR; encoded by the coding sequence GTGTCTATTAACCAGAAAAAGTCCCGTTCCTTAGTGAGCATTGCTGGCCTTGTTGCGGTGGCAACCCTCATTAGTAAAATTTTTGGCTTAGTGCGTGAACAAGCGATCGCAGCAGCTTTTGGAGTCGGCCCAGTGGTCAATGCCTACGCCTATGCCTATGTTATTCCTGGTTTTTTATTAATTTTACTAGGAGGCATCAATGGACCGTTTCACAGTGCATTGATCAGTGTTTTAGCCAAACGAGATAAGTCAGAGGCCGCCCCGTTAGTAGAAACGGTAACCACCTTAGTCAGTACAATGTTGTTACTGGTTACCATTGTTTTAATTGTTTTTGCAGATACCTTTATCTCGGTGTTGGCCCCAGGGTTAGAAGGGGAAGTTAAAGCGATCGCCATTCAACAATTACAAATTATGGCCCCTTTGGCTTTGTTAGCAGGACTCATCGGTATTGGTTTCGGAACCCTCAACGCTGCGGATCAATATCTATTACCCAGTATTAGCCCTTTATTTTCCAGTGTGGCCATTGTAATCGGCGTTTGGATCTTAATGTGGCAGTTTGGTAGCAATCTTAATAACCCTGAACATTGGTATTTGGGAGGAATGGTATTAGCCGGAGGAACCCTAGCAGGAGGGTTTCTACAATGGTTAGCTCAAGTCTGGGCGCAATGGCAAGCGGGGATGGGAAAATTGCGCTTACGCTTTAACTGGCGACTGCCAGGGGTCATGGATGTGATGAAGGTGATGGGGCCGGCTACCCTTTCATCAGGAATGTTACATATTAATGTTTATACGGATCTGTTTTTTGCCTCGTTTATTGAAAATGCGGCCGCAGCGATGCGTTATGCCAATTTTATTGTGTTAACTCCGTTAGGCATTATTTCTAATATGATTTTAGTGCCGTTTATGCCTGTTTTTTCTCGTTTAACGGCTCCTGAAAATTGGCCTGAATTAAAAGTAAGAATTCGCCAAGGGCTATTATTGACGGCGTTAACCATGTTACCGTTAACTGCTATTTTTATTGCGTTGGCTCCTGTGATTATTCGGGTTATTTATCAACGGGGTGCTTTTAAATCCGCTGATGCTGATATGGTCATTCCTGTTTTAATGGCTTATGGTATTGGAATGTTTTTCTATTTAGCAAGGGATGTTTTGGTACGGGTTTTTTATGCTTTAGGAGATGGTGAAACTCCTTTTCGTATTAGTATTTTTAATATTTTTTTGAATGGTTTTTTGGATTTTGTTTTGTATAAACCGTTTAAAACACCGGGCTTAGTTTTAGCCACTATCGGAGTTAATCTAGTTTCTTTGATCATTTTTATAGCCATTCTTAATAAGCGTTTAGGGGGTTTACCTTTAAAAGAATGGGGTAATGCGTTATTAGCTTTAACAGGGATTAGTTTTATCGCTGGTGTTGCCAGTTGGGGAGTGAGTTGGAGTTGGGAACAGTTTTATAGTGGGAATAATCTAGCTTTACAATTGTTACAATTACTTTTAGCCGTAGCTACTGCATTTGTAATTTTTCTTATCTTATCAATCCAATTAAAATTACCAGAAGTTGATCTATTACTCTCTCGAATTAAAGGAAAGTTTAAAAGATAA
- a CDS encoding single-stranded DNA-binding protein translates to MSLNVVNLVGRAGRDPEVRYFESGTVLCTLTIAVNRRSSRTDEPDWFNLKFWGKTAEIAANYVKKGSLIGIQGSLEIETWTDRNTGTNRSSPVVHVDRLDLLGSKRDNDPSLVGNYSGGDDEF, encoded by the coding sequence ATGAGCTTAAATGTTGTTAATTTAGTGGGTCGTGCGGGTCGAGATCCTGAAGTAAGATATTTTGAATCGGGAACTGTTTTATGTACCTTAACAATAGCAGTTAATCGCCGTTCTAGTCGAACCGATGAGCCTGATTGGTTTAACCTTAAGTTTTGGGGGAAAACGGCAGAAATTGCCGCTAATTATGTTAAAAAAGGCAGTTTAATTGGTATTCAGGGATCACTAGAAATTGAAACTTGGACAGATCGTAACACTGGTACCAATCGTTCGAGTCCAGTTGTCCACGTTGATCGTTTAGATTTATTGGGTTCTAAACGAGATAATGATCCAAGTTTGGTGGGTAACTATTCAGGAGGTGATGATGAATTTTAA
- a CDS encoding winged helix-turn-helix transcriptional regulator translates to MPFTIISSTPGPTTTERILELILTHPEGITVKTLSDRLNRPVSMINYCLKDLKGAKFIQAKFNLENKQWVYYPVSYFKNKK, encoded by the coding sequence TTGCCATTTACTATTATCTCATCAACCCCAGGCCCGACCACAACAGAACGGATTTTAGAATTGATTTTAACCCATCCCGAAGGGATCACAGTAAAAACATTAAGTGATCGCTTAAACCGTCCTGTTTCTATGATTAATTATTGTTTAAAAGACCTTAAAGGAGCAAAATTTATACAAGCAAAATTTAACTTAGAGAATAAACAATGGGTTTACTATCCTGTTAGTTATTTTAAGAATAAAAAATAA
- a CDS encoding rod shape-determining protein, which translates to MGIDLGTANTLVYVSGKGIVLEEPSVVAIDQDRKIPLAVGEEAKKMLGRTPGNVVALRPLRDGVIADFLSAMIMLKEFIQRAHEGSPLGNPRMVIGIPSGITEVERRAVIDAAREAGARDVGLIEEPVAAALGAGLPVTEATGNMIVDIGGGTTEVAVLSLQGRVLSESVRVAGDELTDSIIQYMKKVHNMVIGERTAEEIKIRLASAYPMRQDEEPKMEVRGLHLMSGLPRTVTIKGEEIRESMAEPLAVIVDAIKRTLERTPPELAADIIDRGIMLAGGGALLRGIDTLLSHETGIVTHIAEDPLRCVVKGTGEVLKNPTVLDRVMSQSSQMM; encoded by the coding sequence ATGGGCATAGATTTAGGAACTGCTAACACCTTAGTCTATGTATCGGGTAAAGGCATTGTACTCGAAGAGCCATCCGTAGTGGCCATCGACCAAGATCGCAAAATTCCCTTAGCTGTTGGGGAAGAAGCTAAGAAAATGTTAGGACGAACCCCAGGTAATGTGGTTGCCTTACGTCCGTTACGAGATGGGGTCATCGCTGACTTTCTCAGTGCCATGATCATGCTGAAAGAGTTTATTCAACGGGCCCATGAAGGGAGTCCCTTGGGCAATCCACGGATGGTTATTGGCATTCCTAGCGGTATCACAGAAGTAGAAAGACGAGCAGTGATTGATGCGGCCAGGGAAGCTGGTGCCAGGGATGTGGGGTTAATTGAAGAACCGGTTGCAGCAGCCTTAGGAGCCGGTTTACCCGTTACAGAAGCCACCGGAAACATGATCGTAGACATCGGTGGAGGAACCACAGAAGTTGCGGTATTAAGTTTACAAGGACGAGTCTTAAGCGAGTCCGTTAGGGTAGCAGGAGACGAGTTAACCGACTCCATCATCCAATATATGAAAAAAGTCCATAACATGGTCATCGGGGAACGCACTGCTGAAGAAATTAAAATTCGTTTAGCCTCTGCTTATCCCATGCGCCAGGATGAAGAACCCAAAATGGAAGTACGGGGATTACATTTGATGTCAGGATTACCTCGTACTGTCACCATCAAGGGAGAAGAAATTCGAGAAAGCATGGCCGAACCCTTAGCCGTTATTGTCGATGCCATTAAACGCACTTTAGAACGGACTCCCCCAGAATTAGCTGCCGATATTATTGATCGGGGTATTATGTTAGCTGGTGGTGGGGCTTTATTGCGAGGGATTGATACCCTACTCTCCCATGAAACCGGCATTGTTACTCATATTGCAGAAGATCCCTTACGCTGTGTGGTCAAAGGAACCGGGGAGGTTTTGAAAAATCCCACTGTTTTAGATCGGGTCATGAGTCAAAGCTCTCAAATGATGTAA
- a CDS encoding cation:proton antiporter, with the protein MTDLEPNIHLIILLIGVIIILSILTKFGLQRFNIPVLVGYLCLGLLLRIMEDNFSLLADVGLEIIKFLGDVGLISLLFRVGLESDLGKLIQQLKRASLVWLGDVAISGLVGFVIPVVLLKLDTISSLFIATAMTATSVGISVSIWQEAQGLNSPNGELMLDVAEMDDISAIFFMALLFNIVPVIHNGYQTNLDVLIIKTIIIFLFKAIFFAGFCFFFSRYLEPHVTTFFRKFDPPADFTLSIVGFGFLIAAIAGLLGFSEAVGAFFAGLLFSRDPEAVKIDASFDMLYDLFVPFFFISIGLAIDVTTLGDGITWGTVLLIGAVLGKVIGAGVPAFLVAGWHGSMVIGLSMVPRAEIMMVVMQHGLNLGEWAVSSEVFSAMIFVCAVTSVVTPFVLRSLLNPTY; encoded by the coding sequence ATGACTGATTTAGAGCCAAATATTCACTTAATTATTTTATTGATTGGGGTAATCATAATTCTGTCTATTTTAACTAAATTTGGACTTCAACGTTTTAATATACCTGTTTTAGTGGGTTATCTTTGTTTGGGATTATTATTAAGAATAATGGAAGATAACTTTAGCTTATTAGCAGATGTTGGCTTAGAAATTATTAAATTTTTAGGCGATGTGGGCTTAATTTCTTTATTATTTCGTGTTGGTTTAGAAAGTGATTTAGGTAAACTAATTCAACAGTTAAAGAGAGCCAGTTTAGTCTGGTTAGGTGATGTAGCCATTAGTGGTCTGGTGGGTTTTGTAATTCCTGTGGTATTGCTTAAATTAGATACAATTTCTAGCTTATTTATTGCCACTGCTATGACAGCCACTAGCGTCGGAATATCCGTTAGTATTTGGCAAGAAGCTCAGGGATTAAATTCTCCTAATGGGGAGTTAATGTTAGATGTAGCAGAAATGGATGATATTTCTGCCATCTTTTTTATGGCTTTACTCTTTAATATAGTTCCTGTTATTCATAATGGTTATCAAACTAATTTAGACGTTTTGATTATTAAAACTATTATAATTTTTCTTTTTAAGGCTATATTTTTTGCAGGATTTTGTTTTTTCTTTTCTCGTTATCTAGAACCCCATGTCACCACTTTTTTTCGTAAATTTGATCCTCCTGCTGACTTTACGTTGAGCATTGTGGGATTTGGCTTTTTGATAGCTGCGATCGCAGGATTATTAGGATTTTCGGAAGCGGTGGGGGCATTTTTTGCTGGCTTACTCTTTAGTCGAGATCCCGAAGCGGTTAAAATCGATGCTTCCTTTGATATGCTCTACGATCTCTTTGTCCCGTTCTTTTTTATTAGTATTGGTTTGGCGATCGATGTCACTACCTTGGGAGATGGAATTACCTGGGGAACTGTTTTATTAATTGGGGCGGTCTTAGGAAAAGTAATAGGTGCTGGTGTACCAGCCTTTTTAGTCGCAGGATGGCACGGTTCAATGGTCATTGGCTTAAGTATGGTACCCAGAGCCGAAATTATGATGGTAGTTATGCAACATGGGTTAAATTTAGGAGAATGGGCTGTATCATCTGAAGTATTTTCTGCAATGATTTTCGTCTGTGCTGTTACCAGTGTGGTGACTCCCTTTGTATTGCGATCGCTGCTTAATCCAACTTATTAA